In a single window of the Streptomyces sp. CGMCC 4.7035 genome:
- a CDS encoding septum formation initiator family protein, translating to MSRKPELKGRAARLARLIPVGGGGGAARTPFVLLVVLLLGGGLIGLLVLNSALSEGAFQQDDLQRETKNLTDEEQALQRDVDAYSAPDALQRRARELGMVPGGDPAFLNPDGTVKGEPGTAAQSSASPVVLRPPEALSTSPNQSASPSPAQSTPSAPGSPTGSSASTGSSASTGSSASTGSSAPTGSSAPTASSSSPVSPSPTPGR from the coding sequence GTGAGTAGGAAACCCGAACTCAAGGGGCGGGCCGCTCGGCTCGCGCGGCTCATTCCCGTCGGCGGTGGCGGCGGCGCCGCCCGCACCCCCTTCGTGCTGCTCGTCGTCCTGCTGCTCGGCGGTGGCCTCATCGGACTCCTCGTGCTGAACTCCGCGCTCAGTGAAGGGGCTTTCCAGCAGGACGACCTGCAGAGGGAGACCAAGAACCTCACCGACGAGGAGCAGGCCCTCCAGCGGGACGTGGACGCCTACTCGGCCCCCGACGCCCTCCAGCGCCGCGCCCGCGAACTCGGCATGGTTCCCGGCGGGGACCCCGCCTTCCTCAACCCCGACGGCACGGTCAAGGGCGAGCCCGGTACCGCCGCCCAGTCCTCGGCGAGCCCTGTGGTCCTGCGTCCGCCCGAGGCGCTCAGCACCTCCCCGAACCAGTCGGCGTCGCCGTCACCGGCCCAGAGCACCCCCTCGGCGCCCGGCTCCCCGACCGGGTCCTCCGCCTCGACCGGGTCCTCCGCCTCGACCGGGTCCTCCGCCTCGACCGGGTCCTCCGCCCCGACCGGGTCCTCCGCCCCGACCGCGTCCTCCAGCTCGCCCGTATCTCCCTCCCCGACCCCCGGCAGGTGA
- the rsmH gene encoding 16S rRNA (cytosine(1402)-N(4))-methyltransferase RsmH — MSQSRHVPVMLQQCLDMLAPALAEPGAVVVDCTLGLGGHSEALLTRFSEVRLVALDRDKEALRLSGERLAPFGDRATLVHAVYDELPDVLDRLGIPRVQGVLFDLGVSSMQLDEADRGFAYAQDAPLDMRMDQTTGISAAEVLNTYPAGELVRILRMYGEEKQAKRIVSAIVREREKEPFTNSARLVELIRDALPQAAKRTGGNPAKRTFQALRIEVNGELAVLERAIPAAVKALAVGGRVAVLSYHSLEDRLVKQVFAAGATSTAPPGLPVVPERYQPRLKLLTRGAELPTEEEVAENRRAAPARLRGAERIREDTE; from the coding sequence TTGAGCCAGAGTCGACATGTGCCGGTCATGCTCCAGCAGTGCCTGGACATGCTGGCCCCGGCCCTCGCCGAGCCGGGGGCCGTCGTCGTCGACTGCACGCTCGGGCTCGGCGGCCACAGCGAGGCGCTGCTGACGCGCTTTTCCGAGGTCCGGCTGGTGGCGCTCGACCGTGACAAGGAGGCGCTGCGCCTGTCCGGGGAGCGGCTCGCCCCCTTCGGGGACCGCGCCACGCTGGTGCACGCGGTCTACGACGAACTCCCCGACGTGCTCGACCGGCTGGGCATCCCCCGCGTGCAGGGCGTGCTCTTCGACCTCGGTGTCTCCTCCATGCAACTCGACGAGGCGGACCGCGGTTTCGCCTACGCGCAGGACGCCCCGCTCGACATGCGCATGGACCAGACGACCGGCATCAGCGCCGCCGAGGTCCTCAACACCTACCCGGCGGGCGAACTCGTACGGATCCTGCGGATGTACGGCGAGGAGAAGCAGGCCAAGCGGATCGTGTCCGCGATCGTGCGCGAGCGCGAGAAGGAGCCGTTCACGAACAGCGCGCGGCTCGTGGAGCTGATCCGGGACGCGCTGCCGCAGGCGGCCAAGCGGACCGGCGGCAACCCGGCCAAGCGCACGTTCCAGGCGCTGCGCATCGAGGTCAACGGCGAGCTCGCCGTCCTGGAGAGGGCGATCCCCGCGGCCGTGAAGGCGCTCGCGGTCGGCGGCCGGGTCGCCGTCCTCTCCTACCACTCGCTCGAAGATCGCTTGGTCAAGCAGGTGTTCGCGGCCGGAGCCACCTCCACCGCGCCCCCCGGGCTGCCGGTCGTGCCCGAGCGTTACCAGCCCCGGCTCAAGCTCCTGACGCGCGGTGCCGAACTTCCCACCGAGGAGGAGGTCGCCGAGAACCGCCGAGCGGCCCCGGCGCGTCTGCGCGGTGCCGAGCGCATTCGCGAGGACACCGAGTGA